The following coding sequences lie in one Deltaproteobacteria bacterium genomic window:
- a CDS encoding peptide ABC transporter substrate-binding protein — protein sequence MKQGSLRLLVIALGFSVALGLSANTSGAAETRISIGVTETMDTFNPYADSVSLMYSVWCQVLGCLGTYDFDKGQHVGLVLERWEVKDPNNWLFHVRKGLKFHNGTPVTAHDIVHSMGRTRNDPQSKQVQNISAVASEKALNDYTVQVTTKIPTAPLLDYLFDRIIVTSKDLYDKHGPEIADKQYPFGAGPYKFRELIPGQRLVIGKDKSHPMWKQYPQAPDEIVFRIMREPEQRVTALLNNEIQIAQFVPPHLRERVERSANHKIVKFHSAELMFLAMMPKIKPWDNKLVRQAVAYAIDRDTIIKTILRSEASRLDGPIGEGQYGYDASLQPKYSYNPEKAKELLKQAGYPNGVDVELQTPVGRYTLDKQLSEAMIPMLNAGGFRAKLATPEWATLWANVQVGKVPFYYMGRGGVVDPSAALAQYFETGGSPRIGYSNPKVDELLKQERQTFDPVKRKKALAEAMSLITEEAPAHFLWRHQLLFGMAKNVEYRPLPSERIFGWNMKVR from the coding sequence ATGAAGCAGGGGAGTCTTAGGTTGTTGGTGATTGCGCTTGGGTTTTCGGTTGCGCTTGGGTTGTCGGCGAACACAAGCGGCGCGGCTGAGACGCGCATATCCATCGGCGTCACGGAAACCATGGATACGTTCAATCCCTACGCCGACAGCGTGTCGCTGATGTACAGCGTGTGGTGCCAGGTGCTGGGCTGTCTCGGCACCTACGATTTCGACAAGGGTCAGCATGTCGGCTTGGTGCTGGAGCGCTGGGAGGTCAAGGATCCCAACAACTGGCTGTTCCACGTGCGCAAAGGGCTCAAGTTTCACAACGGCACGCCGGTCACGGCGCACGACATCGTCCACTCCATGGGCCGCACGCGCAATGACCCGCAGAGCAAGCAGGTGCAAAACATTTCGGCGGTGGCGAGCGAGAAGGCGCTCAACGACTACACCGTTCAGGTCACGACGAAAATTCCCACCGCGCCGCTGCTCGATTATCTCTTCGACCGGATTATCGTCACCAGCAAAGATCTTTACGATAAGCATGGACCGGAGATCGCCGACAAGCAGTATCCCTTCGGTGCCGGGCCGTACAAGTTCCGCGAACTGATTCCCGGACAGCGCTTGGTGATCGGCAAAGATAAGTCCCATCCGATGTGGAAGCAGTATCCGCAGGCGCCCGATGAAATCGTCTTTCGCATCATGCGCGAACCGGAGCAACGGGTGACGGCCCTATTGAATAACGAGATCCAAATCGCCCAGTTCGTGCCGCCGCATCTGCGCGAGCGCGTCGAGCGCAGCGCCAATCACAAGATCGTCAAGTTTCACAGCGCGGAACTGATGTTTTTAGCGATGATGCCGAAGATCAAACCCTGGGATAACAAACTGGTGCGCCAAGCGGTGGCCTACGCCATCGACCGCGATACGATCATCAAGACGATTCTGCGCAGCGAAGCGTCGCGCCTCGATGGGCCCATCGGCGAAGGGCAGTACGGCTACGATGCCAGCCTGCAACCGAAGTACAGTTACAATCCGGAAAAGGCCAAGGAACTGTTAAAGCAAGCCGGCTATCCAAACGGCGTCGACGTCGAATTGCAAACTCCGGTGGGGCGCTACACGCTGGATAAGCAGCTGAGCGAAGCGATGATTCCCATGCTCAACGCCGGGGGATTTCGCGCCAAGCTCGCCACTCCGGAGTGGGCGACTCTGTGGGCAAATGTGCAAGTAGGGAAAGTGCCGTTCTACTACATGGGCCGGGGCGGCGTGGTCGATCCCAGCGCCGCCTTGGCGCAATATTTTGAAACCGGCGGCTCGCCGCGCATCGGTTACTCCAATCCCAAAGTCGATGAGCTGCTCAAGCAAGAACGGCAAACCTTCGATCCCGTCAAGCGCAAGAAGGCTTTGGCCGAAGCGATGAGCCTCATTACGGAAGAAGCGCCGGCGCATTTTCTCTGGCGCCACCAGTTGCTCTTCGGCATGGCGAAGAACGTCGAATACCGGCCGCTGCCGAGTGAGCGCATCTTCGGTTGGAATATGAAGGTGCGGTGA
- a CDS encoding peptide ABC transporter substrate-binding protein, whose product MKFYTNRFISVCAVILALAGVAKTTAAETRVSVGVTETMETFNPYGESVSLMYSVWCQVLGCLGTYDFEQWKHVGLLVERWETKDPKTWYFYLKKENRFHDGSPVTAEDVVHSLRRTRDDPYSKQRQLIAPVASESVVDTYTVKVVTKEATAPLLDYLFDRIIITSKAVYDKYGPDVADRQYPIGAGPYKFRELIPGQRLVIGKDPRHPMWKQHKQAPDEIVFRIMREAEQRVTALLNNEIQIAMFVPSHMRERVERSVKHKIVKFNSAEVMFLAMMPKFKPWDNKLLRQAVAHAIDREMIVKTILRGEADRLEGPVASGMYGYDPNLQPRHIYNPEKARELVKQAGFSNGLDVELFTPVNRYTFDKQLNEAMVPMLTAVGIRTKLVTPEWATLWANVQVGKVPFYYMGRGSVVDPSAYLSQYFETGGSPRIGYSNPKLDELLSQERQTFDPEKRKKVLGQAMSLINEEAPATFLWRHQLYFGMTKNIDYAPLPSERIFGWNIKIK is encoded by the coding sequence ATGAAATTTTATACGAATAGATTTATTTCCGTGTGCGCCGTGATTTTGGCGTTAGCCGGGGTTGCCAAGACGACGGCCGCTGAGACCCGCGTCTCCGTGGGCGTCACCGAAACCATGGAGACGTTCAATCCTTATGGGGAGAGCGTGTCGCTGATGTACAGTGTGTGGTGCCAGGTTCTGGGCTGCCTGGGCACTTATGATTTCGAGCAGTGGAAACACGTTGGCCTGCTCGTCGAACGCTGGGAGACCAAAGACCCGAAGACGTGGTATTTTTATCTAAAGAAAGAGAATCGCTTCCACGACGGCTCGCCGGTCACTGCCGAAGACGTCGTCCACTCGCTGCGGCGCACGCGCGACGATCCGTACAGTAAACAGCGCCAATTGATCGCCCCGGTGGCGAGCGAGAGTGTGGTCGACACCTACACCGTCAAAGTGGTCACCAAGGAGGCCACCGCGCCGCTGCTCGATTATCTCTTCGACCGGATCATCATCACCAGCAAAGCGGTCTACGACAAGTATGGTCCGGATGTGGCCGACCGCCAGTATCCCATCGGCGCCGGGCCGTATAAGTTCCGAGAATTGATTCCCGGCCAACGGCTGGTGATCGGCAAAGATCCGCGCCATCCGATGTGGAAGCAGCACAAGCAAGCGCCCGATGAAATCGTCTTTCGCATCATGCGCGAGGCGGAGCAGCGAGTGACGGCGCTACTCAATAACGAAATTCAGATCGCCATGTTCGTGCCCTCTCATATGCGCGAGCGGGTTGAGCGCAGCGTCAAACATAAGATCGTCAAATTCAACAGCGCCGAGGTGATGTTTCTGGCGATGATGCCGAAGTTTAAGCCCTGGGACAACAAGCTCTTGCGCCAAGCGGTGGCGCACGCCATCGACCGTGAAATGATCGTGAAAACAATCCTGCGCGGCGAAGCCGACCGTCTGGAGGGCCCGGTCGCCAGCGGCATGTATGGCTACGATCCCAACCTTCAGCCGCGCCATATTTACAATCCGGAAAAAGCCCGAGAGCTAGTGAAGCAAGCTGGCTTTTCCAACGGCCTCGATGTCGAACTTTTTACGCCAGTGAATCGTTACACCTTCGACAAGCAACTCAACGAAGCGATGGTGCCGATGCTTACGGCCGTCGGTATTCGGACCAAGCTGGTAACGCCCGAGTGGGCGACGCTTTGGGCCAACGTCCAAGTGGGCAAGGTGCCGTTCTACTACATGGGCCGCGGCAGCGTTGTCGATCCAAGCGCCTATCTGTCGCAATACTTCGAAACCGGCGGCTCGCCGCGCATCGGCTATTCGAATCCGAAACTAGACGAGCTGTTATCGCAGGAGCGCCAGACTTTCGATCCCGAGAAGCGTAAGAAAGTCCTCGGCCAAGCGATGAGCTTGATTAACGAAGAGGCGCCGGCGACGTTTCTGTGGCGCCATCAGCTTTATTTCGGCATGACCAAGAACATCGATTACGCGCCGCTCCCCAGCGAGCGGATTTTTGGCTGGAACATCAAGATTAAGTAA
- a CDS encoding ABC transporter substrate-binding protein, which produces MVRRMFLTLLAIVVSGSVTATAATKDNLAIGYTAITGIKAGLWIAEEAGIFEKYNIQPHLILITSGSKMVQAMLGGDLPLAGAAGNAAVDANLAGSDIVMIGALAKVPAFYIMALPEIKSVEDMRGKAVGVTRFGSSSDFTMRYLLRKAGLNPERDVTMIQAGDLFAAATMLKTKAIVAAAFSSPINLKAQEAGARELMNMGKAGIYFPHDAWMARRSYINANEDLLRRFMKSYSEGVAKLFNEPELAKKAIRRFTRTTDAKVVDAVYQYAVDYVEKIPYNTREGVVEILNQAAPRNPKAKDAKPESFYDDRFVKELEAQGFYRQLYK; this is translated from the coding sequence ATGGTTAGAAGGATGTTTTTAACTTTACTGGCGATTGTCGTGAGTGGCAGTGTGACGGCGACGGCCGCAACGAAAGATAATCTGGCGATCGGCTATACGGCGATTACCGGGATCAAGGCGGGGCTGTGGATTGCCGAGGAGGCCGGCATCTTTGAAAAGTACAACATCCAGCCCCATCTGATCTTGATCACCTCCGGTTCCAAGATGGTTCAGGCGATGCTCGGCGGCGATCTGCCGCTGGCGGGCGCGGCGGGCAACGCGGCGGTGGACGCGAACTTGGCGGGCTCCGACATCGTGATGATCGGCGCATTGGCCAAGGTGCCGGCGTTTTACATCATGGCGCTGCCGGAGATTAAATCGGTGGAAGATATGCGTGGGAAAGCCGTCGGCGTGACTCGCTTCGGCTCTTCCAGCGATTTCACCATGCGCTATCTCTTGCGCAAAGCCGGCCTCAACCCGGAGCGCGACGTGACCATGATTCAAGCGGGCGATTTGTTTGCGGCGGCCACTATGCTCAAAACCAAGGCGATTGTCGCAGCCGCGTTTTCCAGTCCGATCAATTTAAAAGCCCAGGAGGCCGGCGCGCGGGAGTTGATGAACATGGGCAAAGCGGGAATTTACTTTCCCCACGACGCGTGGATGGCGCGGCGTTCGTACATCAATGCCAATGAAGATTTACTGCGCCGGTTCATGAAAAGCTACTCTGAAGGTGTGGCGAAACTTTTCAACGAACCGGAGCTCGCTAAGAAAGCGATTCGCCGTTTTACCAGGACGACGGATGCCAAGGTGGTCGACGCCGTGTACCAGTACGCGGTGGACTATGTTGAAAAGATTCCTTACAACACGCGCGAAGGTGTCGTCGAAATCTTGAATCAGGCGGCGCCACGCAATCCAAAAGCGAAGGACGCCAAGCCGGAAAGTTTCTACGACGACCGCTTTGTCAAAGAACTCGAGGCACAGGGATTTTACCGGCAGTTGTATAAATAA